The segment ACCACAAGCCAGGGAATGGTCATGTCTTTTCCGGTGCGTCTTGGTCAGGAGGTCGGGGAAGGAGATGTGATTCTCCGTCTGGATGACGAACTGGCCTCCTATGCAGCGGAGCAGGCACGGACAGGGTGGGAGATTGCCAGGGCAGATCTGGAGGTTCTGAGTTCCCTGTATGAGCGGGGAAACGCTTCCCGGGTCGATCTGGAACGGGCCAGAAGCAGTGAACGCGGCGCCCGGGCTGCCTATGACCAGAGTCTCAGAATTCTGGAAGACCGAACAGTCCGAAGCCCCATGAACGGCCATATAATCTGGATTGATGAGAACGCTTCTCCCGGAAACTATCTGAATACCGGCAGCATGATCGCGCTGGTGGCGGATATTTCGGGTTTTACGATGATACTTGAACTTGGTGAACGACAGATAGGGCTTGTCGGACCCGGGGCCGGAGCGGAAATTCATGTGCAGGCTGCAGGAACGTCGTCCTTTTCTGGTACAGTGGAGGCAGTGGCGGCAGGAAGCGGCGGTACAACGGCAACGTATCAGGTGGAGCTCTCCTTTTCGGCTCCTTCGGATTCCGGTATTAAACCGGGAATGGCCGCCCGGGTTGTGGTGGAAACCAGCCTTGAGAAGGAGGCTCTCCTTGTTCCAGGCATTGCGCTTCTTAAGGGGAGTGAAGAACGTAATGAGGTATTCTTACTTCGCGACGGATATGCCCGTCTTGTTCCCGTGGAGGTCCTTGACCGGCACGGGGATTTTGCGGCCGTCGGATCCGGTCTGAAAGACGGGGACCGGGTAATAGTATCAGGAACCCGGCGGCTTATGGACGGAGACCCGGTCAGGGCGACGGAGGTCAGTCTTGTCCGGGAAGGGATGCAGAACAGATGAACCTGGGATCCTTCTCGGTCAGGAATCACGTCCTGGTGAATATTCTCATGTTTGCCCTGCTGGTGCTGAGTCTTTTAAGTCTCCAGCGCATGCCCAGGGAGCAGTTCTCAGAGGTACCCTTCTTCTG is part of the Marispirochaeta aestuarii genome and harbors:
- a CDS encoding efflux RND transporter periplasmic adaptor subunit; the protein is MALKKTPGILFPSLLLLILLSGCRGRDSVSGATWVPGTGENPSPAVEVVSVEQGKLYNTIGSTGTVRGRNEARIVTTSQGMVMSFPVRLGQEVGEGDVILRLDDELASYAAEQARTGWEIARADLEVLSSLYERGNASRVDLERARSSERGARAAYDQSLRILEDRTVRSPMNGHIIWIDENASPGNYLNTGSMIALVADISGFTMILELGERQIGLVGPGAGAEIHVQAAGTSSFSGTVEAVAAGSGGTTATYQVELSFSAPSDSGIKPGMAARVVVETSLEKEALLVPGIALLKGSEERNEVFLLRDGYARLVPVEVLDRHGDFAAVGSGLKDGDRVIVSGTRRLMDGDPVRATEVSLVREGMQNR